A region of the Pseudoprevotella muciniphila genome:
GAGGAGGAAGAAAACGAAACGACAGAAGGCACACTCAATCAGGAAGAAGTTTTCGGTTTTGATTTTCAAAAACTGACCGCCGAGGCACTTGCGGAAAAGGACTATGCTGCCGCACTGAAATACACGTATATGCAGGCATTCAGGCTTCTCTGCGAGGCAGAATTGCTGACATGGAGAAAAGACGCCACACCCTCGGAATATGCCGCACTCGACACAGGTGTAGCATCAGAACCGTTCAGGCGAATCACTGCGGCGTACGTCCGCGCACAGTATGGGCATTACGAAGTAACTGAAGACAATTACGCCGCAGCAAAGGCTGACTTCGAAGAACTGAATAATCATGTCAATGCCATCACGGCAGAACGCCGGCGCAAAGCGCAGGAAGAAGCAGAAGAAGGGGAAAGGACTGCAAGAGAGAAAGGAGGCGAAGCATGAAGTGGAAAAACATTCTGGTGCCTGTGCTTATCTTTTGTGCCTTTGCTGCCGCCTTCATGCTCTTTCTCAGCAGAGAGCGCCACTTCGATTGGGACCAACGCTACCTGAGCAGGAGCGACGAGCCATACGGTCTGAAACTTTTCGACAAACTCATGAAAGAGTCGATGCCGAAAGGCTACGAGGTGGTGCGCTTTCCCGACACGAAAAGCAAGGACTACAACCTGCTGGTCATTGCAGAAAGTTTTAAACTCAGCAGACGAAACACCATAGCCATCTACAATCACCTCAAAGCAGGAAACGACGTGATGATCATTGCAGAACTGCCGAATGTTGTCGAACAAAAAAAAGATGAAAACGACCTCGCAAGCACACAGTACGATGAGTCTGACACTAACGACAACTCACGCTACAGCAAGGTTATTCAGAAGGCCAAGGAGATTGGACAGCGAGGCAAGACCATTGAAAACCTGATAATAACATTGAGAGAAGGGGTTACCTTTGGAGACGAAGCGGAGACACCACAACAACTCAGGAAAAGCCCGACACTGCAACTGACCAATCCTCTCACGCGCGTGAAGGACAGAAAAACCGTTACGGCACGACAAGGATTCTGCACGACATTCTTCGATGAAGACATCGTAAATAATCAAAAAGGTTGGAATAAATGGAATCTCCACAACAAGTACACCATCCCTGCCAATAACACCACATCTAAAGAAGTGAAGGCTGCCCTCGCAGCACACGCGAAAGTGGGAAAAGGCAACCTCTACGTAATCAGTGCCGCACACTGCTTCACCAACGCAGGAATTCTGGACGACAAGACGCTGCCCTTCGTAGTCAGCACCATGGACATGATTGCCGACAGGTCCGTGGTGAGAGTAACTGAGCCATACAACATAGGCATGGATCCTTCCGAAGCAGCAGAGGAAGAAGAGCAAGAGGCAGAATCTATTTTTCAGTTCTTCCACAAGCAAAAGGCGCTCAACCTGATGCTCTACATCACGCTTGCAGGCATCCTACTCGCCATTTTCTTCAACGCGCGACGCCGACAGCGTGCCATCAACGTGAGAAAACCAGAGAGGAACACCACCCTCGCCTTCATACGGCAAATAGCATCGTTGCACATGATGCACACGGACTATCGCGAACTCTATGTCAACAAACTCTATGCCTTCGCCGAACTGGTAAGAAAAAAAGTGGGAGCCGACATCTTCAACTGCACCGAAAAGGATATAGAGGCCATCGCGGGCAGAACAGGACTGTCGCAAAACGAGATAAAAACACAAATCGCACTGCTCATGAACTACAACAGGACAGAGGGGAAGAAGAGGCTGACTTTTGAAGAGTTTACCACAGCAGCAAACATCATCAGAAACATCAAGAAAAAAATAGTTGAAAGTCGTTGACAGTTCTTCGGACCAATCCGAATACTCCGATTATTCTGACAACTCTGACAACACTCAACAATCAAAAAAACAACAAAAAACATCATGGATACAAGAATCGACCTTACAACATTCAACCAGAAAATGGTGCTCATACGTCAGGAAATAGCCCGATACGTGGTGGGGCAGCCTTTCGCTGTGGCACAACTCCTCGCAGCCATTATAGCCGACGGACACGTGCTCATAGAGGGTGTGCCCGGTGTGGCAAAAACGCTTCTGGCAAAGACTGTGGCACGACTGCTCAATGCCGACTTCTCGCGCATACAGTTCACGCCCGACCTCATGCCGAGCGACGTACTGGGCACATCAGTGTTCAATCCCAAAACTCAGGACTTCAATCTCCACAAAGGTCCCGTGTTCTCGCAAATCGTCCTCGCCGACGAAATCAACCGCGCACCGGCAAAGACGCAGGCTGCCCTCTTCGAGGTGATGCAGGAACGTCAAGCCACCATCGACGGCATCACCCACCCCATGAGCGAACTCTTCTTCATCATCGCCACACAAAACCCCATCGAACAGGAAGGCACCTACAAACTGCCTGAAGCACAACTTGATCGCTTTATCATCAAGATTACAATGGGATACCCATCACAGGCAGAAGAATTAGAAATACTGGAGCGACACCAGAAGAAGGAGCGCATGGACATCAACGCCATAAAGCCCATATTCTCCGTGCAGGACATACTCGGCATGCGGCAGATGATGGACAATGTGGTGGTAGATGCCAACATTCTCGGCTACATTACGCGCATCGTGCAGAACACGCGCAACAACGCAGAAATCTATCTGCCGGCATCACCGCGAGCCGCCATAGCCTTGCTGCAAATCAGTAAGGCGTATGCCATGATTTCAGGCCGCGACTTCGTAACACCCGACGACGTGAAACTTCTTGCACCAAGCGTGCTCTCCCACCGACTGCAACTCACGGCAGAAGCCGAGATGGAAGGACTAACCATCGAGCACGCCATCAGGCGCACACTCGAAGAAGCACTTGTTGATACCAACCAGCAACGCGCCATGTTCTAAGGCAAACGTTCACGGCACAGACAAACCCCATAGCACGGAACAGCATGTATCTCACACCTCGCTTCTTCGCTCTCCTCGCCATTACGGCACTCCTCGCGGCAGTGGCTTACTGGTTGCCTGCGCTTTACCCTGCGGCCATCATCGTGCTCATTGCCCTCGTCGCGCTGACCATAGCCGATGCCATAACAGCCTTTGCAGCCATACGGGTGAAGGCGCGGAGAACCATGCCACAACTCTTCTGTATCGGAAGCAAAAACAAGGTGAGCATAGAAGTGGAGTCGGAAGCCAGAATAAAGGTGCACCTGCGGATACAGGACGAACTGCCACCCGAAATGTGCTACCACGATGCACAGTATGACACAAGCCTTTCAAGTCGGGAAACAGCAACATACAACTATACACTCGAGCCCAAGGAACGAGGAAAGTTTTCCTACGGCGACATCATCGTCTTCGCACGCACACCACTGCAACTCATAGAGCGAAAAATCAGAATAGCCACAGATCGCGCACACATCGAAGTATATCCCAACTTCAAACGACTTGAACACGTAGAACTCGCTGCCATCAGCACGACACAGCACGAAGGCGAAAAACGACAACTGAGACCCATCGGACAGACCGACTTTGAACACATACGCGACTATGTGCCGGGCGACGAATACCGACACATCAACTGGAAAGCCACGGCACGCACAGGCAGGCTGGAGGTGAACACCTATCAGGAACAGCGCGCGCAAAACGTAATGTGCATCATCGACAAGGGACGCACCATGCAGCGGACATTCAACAACATGGCACTTCTCGACCATGCCATCAATTCTACCCTCGCACTGTCCTACTGTGTGCTGAAACACCACGACATGGCAGGCACAATGACTTTCGATGCCAAAATAGACACCACAGTGCCGCCATCGCAGAAGAAAAACCAAATAAAACTCATTCTGCGATCACTCTACGACCAACAGGTAACCTACTCCGAAAGCGATTTCTCGCCACTACCAACGCATCTTGACAAAGCACTACACAGTCGTAGCCTCGTGGTGCTCTTCACCGATTTCAACACACTGAACCAAATGCGGCGACAACTGCCCTACTTCAGGATGATTGCACGAAAACACTGCCTGCTCATCGTATTCTTCAGGGACAAAGAGGTAGAAGCACTTGCCGACATCACACCCTCGAACGACAAGGAATACAAGCAACAGGCCATCGCCGAAAACTTCATCCTCCAACAACAGACCATCGCCGCAGAACTGCGCCAAAACGGCATCTACAGCCTCCACACCACAGTGAAGGACATGCCCGCCAACACCGTACGCACATACCTCACGATGAAGCAGCAGGGGGTTATATAGCAGAAAAGCACTGAAAACATTGACGTGCCCTGAATAACAAAGCGTCAACTATGCAGCAACATTGTTGCTGCAAAATTCAAAAGCGCAGAACCGTCAAAACAATCTTCTTTTTCTTACCTTTGCACGCGCAAATAAAAAAATCACCAATTCCGGCAGATGCGAAAGCAAGTATTTTTTCTACTTTTTTTCCTCATTGCAGTAGGACTACAGACTCTCAAGGCACAGACAGCAAAGTCGATTCTGCAAGAAATCAACACCCTTCGACTTGAAGCCAGGGGCGACTGGCAACATGACAGCCAGGTCAAAGACGAGCGCGGATTCAAAGGACGTTACCTCAATTTCGTCCTCACAGGCAATATAGGCGAAAAATTCTCATACGCCTACCGCCAACGCCTCAACAAGTTCAGCAAGTCGTCGTCCTTCTTCGATGCCACAGACTGGCTATACATCAACTATTCACCAGTTAAGCAACTGACACTATCCGCAGGTAAACAGGTAGCGGCAATAGGTGGATATGAGTACGACGCACCACCCATCGACATCTATTTCAGTTCGGAATTCTGGTACAACATTCCTTGCTTCCAATGGGGTGTGAGTGCAGAATACGCACTCGGCGGTAACGACGCACTGAAACTGCAAGTAACACAAAGCCCCTTCGATGGTTTCTACGACCACGAGGATATGTACGGCTACCATCTGATGTGGAGCGGCAGACACGGCATCTGGTCCACCCTCTGGTCTGCCAACCTTATGGAATATGCACCGAAGAAATACATCTCCTACATTTCGCTGGGCAACCAGCTGCAACTGGGACGCGTGAAACTCTGCCTCGATTTCCTCAACCGCGCCGCCAACCACCAAACCTATTTCTTCAAGGACTGCTCGCTCGTGGGCGAAGTGTCCTACAAGCCTAAAGACTGCCTCAACCTCTACGCCAAAGCGACCTACGACGTAAACAAGACGCACACCGATGCCGACCTCGTCATACATAAAGGCACCGAACTGACACGTGTGGGCGGCGGTGTGGAGTTCTATCCCATCAAGAACCACGACGTACGTCTTCATGCCGACTATTCATACGCATGGGGAAAGAATACGAACCCTGACGGAACAATGCAGGACGACCAGTCGCTCGTAAACGTAGGCGTAACATGGAAAATGAACCTGCTTTCCATAAGACTGAAAAAGAAAGATTAGCAGAACAAACAGATTAGCAATAAGCGAAAAATGAAAAAATCATTGTCCGGCATCATCTGCCTCGTCATCATCATAGGACTTTTCACCTATTTGGGTCACAGCATGGGAGCAGCCAATATGCTTAACACCGTGATGAAAACGGCTCACGACCTGTTGCTCAACACCGTGTTCTACCTCATGGCGATATGCGTGCTCACAGGCGCCATAGGCAAACTGTTCGTGGAATTTGGCGTAGTGGACCTGCTGGAGAGATTGCTGAGACCACTGATGAGACCGCTGTTCAATCTGCCCGGTGTGGCATCGCTCGGTGCCGTGATGACATTCCTTTCGGACAACCCCGCCATCATCACCCTCTCGCGCGACAAGCGTTTCAGTAGTTATTTCAAGAAGTTCCAGTTCATCTCGCTGACCAATTTCGGCACGGCATTCGGCATGGGACTCATCGTCATCATCTTTATGATTGGCAATGGCTACCTCGCCGGACCGCTCATCGGATTCTTTGGCGCTTTCTGCGGCTGTGTTGTTTCCACAAGGCTCATGCAGCGCTTCGTACTGAAAGCCTACCCGAAATATGCTGAAGAAAACGCCAACGACAGCCCTGGCGGACAAGACACACTCGTACCGGAAAAGGAACGCAACGAGGAGGAAGAAAAGAAGTCGCTCTTCCTGCGCATTCTGAATGCCCTGCTCGACGGAGGACGATCCGGCGTGGACATAGGCCTCGCCATCATACCGGGTGTGCTAATCATCTCAACACTCGTCATGGTGCTCACCTTCGGACCCGACGCAAGCGGCAACTACACAGGTGCAGCCTATCAGGGAACGGAACTCCTGCCGTGGCTCGCATCGAAAATAGATTTCATCTTCAACTGGCTCTTCGGTTTTACCGACCCGCACCAGATTGCCTTCCCCATCACAGCACTCGGAGCCGTGGGCGCAGCACTGAGCCTCGTGCCCAACTTCATCGCACAGGGCTGGATAGATGGCAACGCCATAGCCGTGTTCACAGCCATCGGCATGTGCTGGAGCGGATACCTCAGCACACACACCGCCATGCTCGACTCGCTCGGCTACCGGGAACTCACCTCAAAAGCCATACTCTCACACACCATAGGAGGCATCTGCGCAGCCATAGTGGCACACTGGGGGTATATGCTCTATTCACTGATCTGAACATTGAAAAAAAGGACTTTGTCGCTTAGTAAAAAAGATGACAGATAACAATGGCGCGCTGTAAGTGCAAAAGGTAATATACAAAGAAGGGCTTTGGGGAAAAATGTATTTTTCTACCAACTTCTATTATCAATCAAACACTATCATGTCAGCCAACTGAAGGAAGTAGTCGTTTGACCAGATGTCGAGTTCGTGGGGGTCTTCCACAAAACCGGCCACGTCGTTCTTTACCTGTTCTATATTAGTTGAAGCCAGTTTCTCGCGTAGCAGATTCATAAAAGTCTCCTTGCTTATTTCCTGCCCGCTGAACTCGCGTATGCGTTCTTGTAAATGCTGATAGTTGAGTGGAGTTTGGTGACGTACATACCACTCAAAGTCGTACCAGTCGCGACCCTTCACCCGCATTTTCCAGTTGCGGAAGACCAAGGCATGCATTTTCCCTGCAAAAAGATCAGGAAGTGCAACACAGCGCACCATAAAGGAAAATGGTTTGAGCAGCATTCTCTGTTCACATCCGAAACCCATAGGCGGACAAGTGTCCAACTCAATCTTAACCTTTACATTCTTCTCTGTCTGAAAGGAAATGTCGTATGCATCAGTGTCTTCTTTCAGAAAGGCTGATTCAACCTTCCCAAAAGTCTTCTTGTCCTTCTTCTTGATAGTCACATCCTTGCCTGTCAGTTTGAATGCCTCGATAATTGAGGGGAAGTAGGCTTCAAGATGTATGTTAGCATCTTTCTCGGTCAATGTGAAGTCCAAGTCCTCTGAAAAGCGACGGAGACCGTGAAAAATTCTCAGGCATGTCCCACCATAAAACGCTGCATGACTGAAGAAATCACTTCGTCCTAAACCTGCCAGTGTGATTTGTTGCATTACTTCATGCTTCGCGTTTACCCTCTCGTTCGGTGTTGATGGTGACAGGGCTTCAACCATTTCGTCAAATATCGTCATAATCTTGTCTTTAACTCTGTTAGGAACGACCCATAATCTTTAATAAGTTAGCCAATACGTTCTTCTTCTTTCCCGCTTCCATACATGCCTGTATGATTTTCCTGTCCATACTTCGTATGTCGCTAATCTCAATACGCATATCTTCCTCAAAAAAAACTTCAAGACTTGCTATGGACTGGGACGGCACATAGCGTTCGCTCATCAGCATGTCACAGAGTGCTTTCTCAGGGGTTGCTATCATATATGCAATGCCTTCAGCAAGTTCACTTCTGACACCAATCGGAAAATATGAGGAAGAAACGCCTCGATAAGAAAAACGACCGAAGAAATTCTCAAATCTACTGGTGTGGAGAGTGGTTACAGACGTGATTTCATAAACTCTCTCGGGAATCAAACCATAGTGGCAAAGCGCGTAGTGCGCAGAGATGTATGAAGGACAATAGAGATGGTTAGCCACCAACTCAACCGACACCATTTTACCACTAATGTCTGGAGAAACCACAAACAACCCGCGTTTCAGTTTGATGAGCATTCCTGCACGCTCCAGTACCTGCACTTTCTTATCGGGTGAACGATAGTCGCGGAAAAGGCTCTTTAGTAGTCCACTACTCACGGGTACATTCCCTAATTGCTTCAAGGCATTGAGTTCTTCTATTGAAATCATAAATCCCTGTTTTGGTGCAAAGTTATAATTTTTCGCTTAGAAAAAGAAGTAAATCTTCTGTTTTTATACGAAAAACCACAATTTTTACATCCCGACACCTCCCACATCTACTCCCCACCACTAACGTCAAGGTGAAGCACGCGGGGGATGAGTGAGGGCGTGACTGGACCTTCAACATGGATGAGTAAGAAGATACAGCCGTCCATAACGATGAGCAGGTCGTCCACCTTGTTGTCCGTTACTTTCCGGACGTAGGCAGAAAATCCTTCTTCTTCATTGAGCAAGGCACGCAGCATGGGCGGAATGGTGAAATATTTGGACGCATCGGTTTTTTCATAGCCCCGAAGCGCAGTAATATCGCCACGCATAGCACTGGCAAGACTATCGTTTTCTTCCACTGAGAGAAACTCTATGCGCATCGCCTTCAATTCGGAAAGGAGTGCAGGGTTAGTCTCTTCCGCGAAGCGTTTGGGAATGGAGTCGTTCTTTTGCTGGGTCATGTCCTCATACGCCACGTCCTCCAATGTTTTATATTTATCAAACAGTGCTTGCACACCAGAGGGATGTTTCTCCCTCGCCTTCCCAAAAACTTCCTCAAGCTTCCCGTCAAGCATCTTTATGGTGCCGAGGTCTTTGTCGGTCATAATCTGCAATTCCTCCATGACGGACTTAGTTACCACGGATTCTTTTTCCCTCCTACTGCATCGAAGTTCCATGTGAATGATATCAGGCAATAATGATGGAGTTTCTTCTCTCCCGTTTCTAACCGTTCGAAGGCACTGACCGTAGCATGGTAATATTTATCCTTGTTGAGGATGTCGTCCAATTCAATACTGAGTTTGCCCTTTCCTTTCAGGCATTTCCACGCTGCCGATGCATTCCACAACAATCTGTCGCCGTTATAATCGGAAGAGTTGTATCCGCGCCTGCCAAGGTTATAAAATTTTGTGTTTAATGTCCACTTGCCAAGATTAAGGCGCAGTTTTGTTCCATATTCGTAGTTCCAGAATTTATTGTTCATGCCCGCTTCGTGATTCTTTGCTTTAATGTAGTTGAGAGAACCGTACAGTTCGGCAGACAGGTAGTTCCTCTCGTATGTAAGGCTGTAGTTCTCATTCAATGAAAACTGTTGCGTACACATTTCCGTTACGTTTTCTGTTGTGCCCGAATTTGCCAGAAAGCCATAACTCTTCTGATGCGAAACATTAAGTTTGTTTGAAGTGTGGAAATGTGCACCAAGTCCTTTGTCCAGTTCGAGTATTGCTTTCCATCTATAGCCGTTACGTGCGTTGGCACTCCATGTTGTGTTCACGCCTGTCTGAGGATTAAACGCCCAGACGCTCACGATGGGATCTGCTTCTGACGTAAAACCTAACGTAGAGTTCAGCATGAGTTGGCTTTTAGAAAAAGTAGCATCATATCGCATGTTTGCTTCCCACTGCTTTGAATTATGAAGATTGGGATTGCCGAGTTTCACTGACAGCGGGTCGGTGGTGTCAATGTAATTGAGTGTATTCAGAAGTTTGGGCTGATTCTGGCTGTGCGACAGAGTCCATTGCACCGAACTCGCCTTGTTCATTCGCAGTTTGACATCCAGGCTGGGCGATGGCTTCCATAATGTGCGAGTGGCTGTAGTGTCGAGACTTCCACGCCTGTACGATTCGCGCTCGGAGACTGATTCTATGGACATCCCGGGTCTGAATTGCCATGGACCTGCCTTCAGCATCATTCTGGCATCAAAACTGTTTTCAAAAGTCCGTTCATGGTCATAATAACTGTTGGCAACATCCTCCATCCACGTATCGCCGTCATCATAAGACAGAAGATGATTGCTGTTTTGAGTGGTTGAAGTATGACTTAAATTATATGACAGGTAAAAACTGAAGTTCTTGCTCAGATTCTTATTATAACTTACACTCACACCAAACCTTCCGGATTCGTCATCATTGTCGGATCTACGCAGAGAATAGTCGCGGGTATTCATCTTGAGATAATCTATGTGATAGGATTGCAGATTTTTATTGTCTGATTTAGAATAATCGAATCTTGTTGTCAGCTCAAGCATTGAGCCATCTGCAAAAATATAATCAAAATCGGCTCCAAATCTCCCCCTCCCCAAATGACTTTGACTTGACGTATAGGTGCGGTTGCGCGTAAGCAAATGCGCTTTTAAGCTATCGTCCATAGTTGGCAAGAATGGTTCGAGCCTTGGATTCGCACTGTAATTGTAGGGCTGTTCGTCAAAGATGGATGTCCGGTGTTCGCTGTTGGCATCGGTGTATTTATAATCTATGTCTCCATAGATTTCTAAATTCGTCTTTTTATTGAAATCACGCTTAAAATGCAGCGAAACATTTGGATTAAAATTATGCTTGTAGTCTCTTTGGTCTGTAAGCGTAAAGGTGTGGAGTTGCCCTGGAGAGAAATTTTCCTTGGTGGAATAAGTACTTGATATTTCATCGAAATGCGGTAGAGAGACACTACCTCCTAAGCGTCGGCGAAGAGTTTGCGAGCCTCTCACACTGTCAGCGACCGTCGTGTCATTTCGGTGCTCTATCGAAAAAGCGCCAGTCTGCGCCTTACCTTCTCCACCAAGTGGCATCCACATACTGAATTTCATAGATTTATCCCTTAGGTAGTCTCTGTTATTGGCATTGGCAAAGACGAGAGTGGGAAGATGGTTGCTCAGACGCATGGCATCAAGCGTCCCTTCGTATCTGTCCGTGGTCTGATAGCCTGCTTTTGCCGTTCCATACCATTTTTCGAACCATCCGGGCTTTATCTGCAGATCCAGCACTTTATCCTCTTTTCCGTCAGCATTGCCCGTGCGCTCTGTGTACTTGCTTGCCTTGTCATAAACCTTAATCTTGTCAACAGCAATGGCAGGCAGCACACTCACAATCCCATTTGCACCGTTCATGAAATCCTCGCCGTTGATCAATATGCGCAATGGTTTTCCCATCCACGACATCTCTCCTTTTTCATTGATGGTTACGCCGTCAAGTTTTTCTATCAGTTCCTCAAGACGTGCACCCTCTTCAAGTTTGAAGGCCTTGGGGTTGAAAATCACGGTGTCGCCTCGCATGATAAAGCGCTTGTAATGCCCTTTTACCACGGCAGTGTTCTTCAGGATGTCGCTTGGACGAAGGCGGAGCGTGTCGAGTCGCAACGTGTCGCTTTCATTGCCCGAAACAATGAATGACTTACGCATGGTGTGATAACCGATATAACTCAATTCATATTCCAAACGCCCTTGATAATGGTTGTCGAGTGTAAAAACACCTTCAGAATCTGTTTTACGACTATAACCTAAAGTGCCCTGGGAACGCCCGTCATGACGTATCTCTAATGACAATCTAACGCTTGCTTCGCTCAGGGGTTCACCGGTCTGTTCATCCACAACAACACCAATTATATGCTGTGCCGAACCGCAGATTGAGGTTGTAAAGAATAAGATGAATAAAATATATCTACAGTTTTTTAATACCATGGCATCGTTCTTTTAAGGGGTGTTCTATAAATTAGGTTTGAATGATTCTTGAATTATTATTAGTTGTATTTAATTTTGACGTGGTGCCTTATGTAAACGCCATGCGATGCTGAAAAGGAAGTAGCGCGGGATGGTGTTGTACCATGTCTCCGTGCGTCCCTGTGCATTCAGCGTGCGCTGGATGTTGCTGCGCTGGGCGAGGAGGTCGAATGCCGTGAACTTCAGCGTCAGGCTCTTGTTGCGCAGCAGGTGCTTCTCGACCGACATGTTCCATACCCATTCGTCGGTGTTCATCGTCTCATCTTCGTATCCGTTCCGCGTATAGAACGTCAGGTCTGAGTTTACATCAATGTCCAAGGGCAACTTCGCCTGCGCTGTAAATGAATAAAGGACATTCAAACTGTTTATCTTTTGAAAATCTGTCCTTTTACTTGTTGCATGTTGCCAGTCGAGGGTGGTTCTGAAGCCGGCATTGAGGGGTTTGCTGCGATAACGCAAGCTTAAAGTGGCTTCAGATAAATAATTGTGGACAATGCTTCTGTTTATTGCATCTGACTGGTTTGTCCATTCGAAATCAACGCTGTGGTTGTAATGCACCCTGCCATCGACAGAGACATTCCAGTGATTTGTCTTGTTGAGATTGCGGGCAAAACTGCCTCTCAGTTCTGCCTGCCAATTACCATTTATGTTCATTGGCTTATAGGTGTAAACTCCTGTGTTTGGGTCATAACTGCGAGTTTGCCCCACGGCATTTCGTTCAGCATAATACTCAAATGATGCATAAGCGTTTTGTGCGTATTCTTTTATATTAAGTTGCCACGACCCTTTCAAATGATATATATCGGTAGTTTTTAAGTTTTCGTTACCCATGAATATTGCCAAAGGATTGCTGTTGTCAATAACGTTCAAGAGCAGATGCAAATCAGGAGTTTTGCGATCAAAATTGGCAAAGAAATCAA
Encoded here:
- a CDS encoding outer membrane beta-barrel protein, whose protein sequence is MDEQTGEPLSEASVRLSLEIRHDGRSQGTLGYSRKTDSEGVFTLDNHYQGRLEYELSYIGYHTMRKSFIVSGNESDTLRLDTLRLRPSDILKNTAVVKGHYKRFIMRGDTVIFNPKAFKLEEGARLEELIEKLDGVTINEKGEMSWMGKPLRILINGEDFMNGANGIVSVLPAIAVDKIKVYDKASKYTERTGNADGKEDKVLDLQIKPGWFEKWYGTAKAGYQTTDRYEGTLDAMRLSNHLPTLVFANANNRDYLRDKSMKFSMWMPLGGEGKAQTGAFSIEHRNDTTVADSVRGSQTLRRRLGGSVSLPHFDEISSTYSTKENFSPGQLHTFTLTDQRDYKHNFNPNVSLHFKRDFNKKTNLEIYGDIDYKYTDANSEHRTSIFDEQPYNYSANPRLEPFLPTMDDSLKAHLLTRNRTYTSSQSHLGRGRFGADFDYIFADGSMLELTTRFDYSKSDNKNLQSYHIDYLKMNTRDYSLRRSDNDDESGRFGVSVSYNKNLSKNFSFYLSYNLSHTSTTQNSNHLLSYDDGDTWMEDVANSYYDHERTFENSFDARMMLKAGPWQFRPGMSIESVSERESYRRGSLDTTATRTLWKPSPSLDVKLRMNKASSVQWTLSHSQNQPKLLNTLNYIDTTDPLSVKLGNPNLHNSKQWEANMRYDATFSKSQLMLNSTLGFTSEADPIVSVWAFNPQTGVNTTWSANARNGYRWKAILELDKGLGAHFHTSNKLNVSHQKSYGFLANSGTTENVTEMCTQQFSLNENYSLTYERNYLSAELYGSLNYIKAKNHEAGMNNKFWNYEYGTKLRLNLGKWTLNTKFYNLGRRGYNSSDYNGDRLLWNASAAWKCLKGKGKLSIELDDILNKDKYYHATVSAFERLETGEKKLHHYCLISFTWNFDAVGGKKNPW